A region from the Bacillus sp. Marseille-P3661 genome encodes:
- a CDS encoding TetR/AcrR family transcriptional regulator, which produces MNEKTQKMIQVGMKLFTKKGFHNTSIQEIADACGVSKGAFYLHFKSKKEFVIAIYEYYYSTMKTNLDNIEQQADLDAREKLAKEITVFYEEFLKQKEFIIMHFHENFQVHEELESLILKMRSELFDWLERRLLDVYGDAIQPFIVDGATLVTGLLDSYLKIMFFTGVDVNLEEIGRFLVRRIDDMAFGMIKTEKSPLFTKSMLKPYFQSVFSRNVKEKVANELIIMKEKVDSLSIESMQKQDLYETLEVLLNEIKKEEPQKIIFQGMLSNLQSIKELEENRNEVATILQLN; this is translated from the coding sequence ATGAATGAAAAAACACAAAAAATGATTCAAGTGGGGATGAAGCTTTTTACTAAAAAAGGTTTTCATAATACTTCTATTCAAGAGATCGCCGATGCATGCGGTGTTTCGAAAGGAGCGTTTTATCTTCATTTTAAGTCCAAAAAGGAATTTGTTATCGCGATTTATGAATATTACTATAGCACAATGAAAACAAACCTTGATAACATCGAGCAGCAAGCTGATTTGGATGCTAGAGAAAAGCTAGCGAAGGAAATCACTGTTTTTTACGAAGAGTTTCTTAAACAAAAAGAATTTATTATTATGCATTTTCATGAAAACTTTCAAGTTCATGAAGAGTTGGAAAGTCTTATCTTGAAAATGAGGTCCGAGCTGTTTGACTGGCTTGAAAGAAGATTACTAGATGTTTATGGAGATGCTATACAGCCTTTTATTGTTGATGGTGCAACATTAGTTACTGGTTTATTAGATTCATATTTAAAGATTATGTTTTTTACGGGAGTAGACGTTAATCTTGAAGAAATTGGACGTTTTCTAGTCCGCCGAATTGATGACATGGCTTTCGGGATGATAAAAACAGAAAAAAGTCCGCTTTTTACAAAATCAATGCTAAAACCGTATTTTCAAAGTGTATTTAGTAGAAATGTAAAAGAAAAGGTTGCTAATGAACTAATCATAATGAAAGAAAAAGTAGACAGCCTAAGCATTGAAAGCATGCAAAAACAGGATCTCTATGAAACACTTGAAGTCCTACTAAATGAAATAAAAAAGGAAGAACCACAAAAGATCATTTTCCAAGGAATGCTATCCAATTTACAAAGCATTAAAGAATTAGAGGAAAACAGAAATGAAGTAGCGACTATACTTCAACTTAATTAA
- a CDS encoding efflux RND transporter permease subunit gives MKLVETSVRRPVGVFMVVLAILALGFVSLTNLKVDLYPEVDLPIAVVATSYSGAGPEEVEKMVSRPLEAALTSIEGVDTIQSQSQANSSLVILMFATGTNLDNALLEVREKVDQVKSMLPESANDPSVLRFNPQQMPVMWLGVTGDEPENLQEIVENTIQPHLERAEGVASVGIEGGKKREILIELDSAALSLYGITPNHVISALQSENRTTSGGIITKGSQELQIRVDGEFQSLDDINNTIIQLPSGDTVKVSDVGTLKDTYKKVTSISRVNNEPSLVLSILKKSDGNTVEVADEVYKAMDEVNKLLPAGVKVFNVFDTSTFIRDSISSVVSNMVIGGILSVIVLFLFLRSIRPTLIITVSIPFAVIATFVMMYFGGQTLNVLSLGGLALGIGMMVDNSIVILENVYSYRQKGASVKEAAIKGASELGSAVIASTTTSLVVFLPIVFVDGIASELFTPLALAVSFSLIGSLVVALTLVPVLSSKLLTKPIKTSEMKKNLFVRFFEGINNLYQKLLNWVLKHRKTTVILTIVAIVASFGLTPMVGTESIPASDQGQLQITFETPSGTTLEDTEAVANQINEVLEQHKDVLEVSYLSIGSNQMTGTGGSANSGNFQIQLVDKELRDVTTKQFVTIVSEGIGEIAGAEIKVSEMEGGLGTGSPIQVKIHGAEQEVLEEIAEQVTWLISDIDGATNVESSASEGRPEIRVEVNREVAAQYGLSYQQVMNEVEVSFNGRQATTYREDGDEFDVRVILPEEKRVQISDLENLFIQTASGTLIPLSEVAELKQVMGPAQISRENQQRQINVTADINGRDLGSVSKDVTAALNSMNFPDGYGYDIGGQSEEMMESFTKLGMALIFSIFLVYVVMAVQFESLINPFVIMFAMPTTLVGIIGGLAITGQSFSIPAFIGIIMLAGIVVNNAIVLVDYINILRSRGYDRTEAILEAGPSRLRPILMTTLTTVLGMVPLALGFGEGGEAQIPMAVTIIFGLSTSMFFTLLFVPVMYTILEDITNKIKRLFKRIFTRKKKNVPEEPTIEM, from the coding sequence TTGAAATTAGTAGAAACTTCAGTCCGTCGCCCTGTCGGCGTTTTTATGGTCGTCCTAGCCATTCTTGCATTAGGGTTTGTTTCCTTAACAAACTTAAAGGTAGATTTATATCCTGAGGTAGACCTGCCAATAGCTGTTGTGGCAACAAGTTATTCAGGTGCAGGTCCAGAAGAAGTTGAAAAAATGGTGAGCAGGCCGCTTGAAGCAGCGTTGACATCGATTGAGGGTGTTGACACGATCCAATCGCAGTCACAAGCAAACTCATCTCTTGTTATTTTAATGTTTGCCACGGGCACGAATCTTGATAATGCCTTATTAGAGGTTCGTGAAAAAGTTGACCAAGTAAAAAGCATGCTGCCAGAGTCTGCCAATGATCCGTCGGTTCTAAGGTTCAATCCGCAGCAAATGCCGGTTATGTGGTTAGGGGTAACAGGTGATGAACCTGAAAACCTTCAAGAAATTGTGGAAAATACAATTCAGCCGCATCTTGAGCGTGCAGAAGGTGTTGCATCTGTTGGAATCGAAGGCGGTAAAAAGCGCGAAATTTTAATTGAATTAGATAGTGCAGCCCTTTCACTTTATGGAATAACGCCTAATCATGTGATTTCAGCGTTGCAAAGTGAAAATCGTACAACATCAGGTGGTATTATTACAAAAGGTTCACAGGAATTGCAAATTCGTGTAGATGGCGAGTTTCAATCATTAGATGATATTAACAATACAATCATCCAGCTACCTTCGGGTGATACTGTTAAAGTAAGCGATGTTGGTACATTAAAGGATACGTATAAAAAAGTTACATCTATTTCAAGAGTGAATAACGAACCATCATTAGTTTTATCAATCTTGAAAAAATCAGACGGAAACACAGTTGAAGTTGCGGATGAAGTTTATAAAGCAATGGATGAAGTGAATAAACTTCTTCCTGCTGGTGTAAAAGTATTTAACGTATTTGATACATCAACATTTATTCGCGATTCCATTAGCTCTGTAGTTTCTAATATGGTTATCGGTGGTATTTTATCGGTTATCGTACTGTTCTTATTTTTACGCAGTATAAGACCAACGTTAATTATTACTGTTTCCATTCCGTTTGCAGTTATCGCCACATTCGTTATGATGTATTTTGGCGGTCAAACATTAAATGTTCTATCGCTCGGTGGTTTAGCGTTAGGAATCGGGATGATGGTGGATAACTCGATCGTTATTTTAGAAAATGTATATAGCTATCGTCAAAAAGGTGCATCGGTAAAAGAAGCGGCGATTAAAGGTGCGTCCGAACTAGGGTCAGCCGTTATAGCATCGACAACAACTAGCTTGGTCGTATTCTTGCCGATTGTGTTTGTTGATGGTATTGCATCAGAATTATTTACGCCGTTAGCTCTAGCCGTTTCGTTCTCGTTAATCGGTTCATTAGTGGTGGCGTTAACGTTAGTTCCGGTGTTGTCATCCAAGCTATTAACGAAACCAATAAAAACAAGTGAAATGAAAAAGAATTTGTTTGTCCGTTTCTTTGAAGGCATTAATAATTTATACCAAAAGTTGCTGAATTGGGTTTTAAAGCACCGTAAAACGACTGTTATTTTAACAATCGTTGCCATTGTAGCAAGCTTTGGCTTGACTCCAATGGTTGGTACAGAGTCCATACCAGCTTCAGATCAAGGGCAACTTCAAATTACGTTTGAAACACCGTCAGGTACAACTCTTGAAGATACAGAAGCAGTAGCCAATCAAATTAATGAAGTTTTAGAGCAGCATAAAGATGTGTTGGAAGTTAGTTACTTGTCAATTGGCTCAAACCAAATGACTGGAACGGGCGGCAGTGCCAACTCAGGTAACTTCCAAATTCAGTTGGTAGATAAAGAGCTCCGCGATGTAACGACAAAGCAATTTGTTACTATTGTTTCTGAAGGTATAGGTGAAATTGCTGGTGCCGAAATTAAAGTCTCTGAAATGGAAGGCGGTTTAGGCACTGGTAGTCCAATTCAGGTTAAGATTCACGGAGCTGAGCAAGAGGTTTTAGAAGAAATTGCTGAACAAGTAACATGGTTGATCAGTGATATAGATGGTGCGACAAATGTTGAAAGCTCAGCATCAGAGGGGCGTCCTGAAATACGCGTTGAGGTAAATCGCGAAGTTGCTGCGCAATATGGTTTGTCATATCAACAGGTTATGAATGAAGTCGAAGTTAGCTTTAATGGTCGCCAAGCTACAACATATCGAGAAGATGGTGACGAATTTGACGTTCGAGTTATTCTTCCAGAAGAAAAGCGCGTGCAAATTAGCGACTTAGAAAATTTATTTATCCAAACAGCGAGCGGTACGCTTATTCCGCTTTCAGAAGTAGCGGAATTAAAACAAGTAATGGGACCAGCGCAAATCTCTCGTGAAAATCAGCAGCGTCAAATTAACGTAACAGCTGATATTAATGGACGCGATTTAGGTAGTGTGTCAAAAGACGTAACAGCTGCGTTAAATAGTATGAACTTCCCGGATGGATACGGTTATGATATCGGCGGCCAATCTGAGGAAATGATGGAGTCCTTCACGAAACTAGGGATGGCGTTAATCTTCTCAATTTTCTTAGTATACGTCGTGATGGCCGTACAGTTTGAATCGCTAATTAATCCGTTTGTCATTATGTTTGCGATGCCGACGACACTTGTCGGAATTATCGGCGGTTTAGCGATAACAGGACAGTCATTTAGTATCCCAGCGTTTATCGGGATTATTATGTTAGCGGGTATCGTGGTTAACAACGCAATTGTGCTAGTTGACTATATTAATATTTTAAGAAGTCGTGGCTATGATCGAACTGAAGCCATTCTTGAAGCAGGCCCAAGCCGTTTACGTCCAATTTTAATGACAACATTAACAACTGTTCTTGGAATGGTGCCACTTGCATTAGGATTTGGTGAAGGCGGCGAAGCGCAAATTCCAATGGCCGTTACGATTATCTTTGGTCTATCAACATCGATGTTCTTCACGCTACTATTTGTACCAGTTATGTACACGATTTTAGAGGATATCACGAATAAAATTAAACGTTTATTTAAACGAATATTTACAAGAAAAAAGAAAAACGTTCCAGAAGAACCGACGATTGAGATGTAA
- a CDS encoding YdcF family protein: MKKFRLVFAVVVLLILLGFVIKNPLLQALADFLIVKEEVVQSDVIIVLGGEVKGERTKKAVELYHQGYAPMLLFSDGTDLSWRTKAADEMVALALELHVPESAIVKESKSRSTYENALYSKEVMIENGWESAIVVTTDWHTKRSQFIFDEVFKGTDIALTYAGAQDERIDSLTEWWTDSEKQQIVLTEWAKFIVYYLKY, from the coding sequence ATGAAAAAGTTTAGGCTAGTTTTCGCAGTAGTCGTATTGCTAATTTTATTAGGTTTTGTCATAAAAAATCCGTTATTGCAAGCACTGGCGGATTTTTTAATTGTCAAAGAAGAGGTTGTCCAAAGTGATGTGATCATCGTTCTTGGTGGTGAGGTGAAAGGCGAACGTACTAAAAAAGCAGTAGAACTTTATCATCAAGGCTATGCACCAATGCTGCTTTTTTCAGATGGAACCGACCTTTCATGGCGAACGAAAGCAGCAGATGAAATGGTTGCGCTAGCGCTTGAGCTACATGTGCCTGAATCTGCAATTGTAAAAGAATCAAAATCGCGCAGTACCTATGAAAATGCTCTTTATTCAAAAGAAGTCATGATTGAAAATGGTTGGGAGTCGGCGATCGTTGTTACGACAGATTGGCATACGAAACGAAGTCAGTTTATTTTTGATGAGGTATTTAAAGGCACAGATATTGCACTCACATATGCTGGTGCGCAGGATGAGCGCATTGATAGTTTAACAGAATGGTGGACAGACTCTGAAAAACAGCAAATTGTATTAACAGAATGGGCTAAGTTTATCGTTTATTATCTTAAATACTAG
- a CDS encoding stalk domain-containing protein: MNKKLISSVVAASMLVLPSLNVVQAANSPYQPVNLKIDGVEKNFAQPPVLFHDVTLVPLRGIFESLGVEVKWDPELRKVTAIRDQEVLELKIGSKEALKNYKPIPLMQPAMIINDSTMVPLRFVSESFGANVDWDGSTKTVIVESVDEDSEESVSEEVENALPELTVAAAVEKALTTSNDIRTADANVERAEEVQGKAADNVTYAPIGTGNGAADALARRAFTGLQQANIGERVATKQLDVAKESVAFSVQIAYNEILRAQAQLSLAEKALELAGVQRNIVEQQAKVGIVSEFDLTKENNSYDEKEKQLQSAQTALKDEYEKFNLLVGYSLDKRFNLVDQPDEEIMIEEDVDYQVAKVLSGSTSVWLAEQEVNIAKLNLDLYVFNDPTNPDTYKATEIDVEKAEYSLSDTKKQLEQGVRETYNSIKQLQNQLSILETNLNNAEQTQRLVKARHDLGMATTLELMNANMGVDQIKQQMFDIKAQLDYLQVSYEKPWVAAGR; encoded by the coding sequence ATGAATAAAAAACTTATTTCATCTGTTGTTGCAGCATCTATGCTTGTCCTGCCTTCTTTAAATGTTGTTCAAGCAGCAAATTCACCGTATCAACCTGTTAATCTTAAAATAGACGGTGTGGAAAAGAACTTTGCTCAACCACCTGTATTATTCCATGATGTGACACTCGTACCTTTACGAGGTATTTTTGAGTCATTAGGAGTGGAAGTAAAGTGGGATCCTGAGCTGCGTAAAGTGACTGCTATTCGTGACCAAGAAGTTCTTGAGTTGAAAATCGGCTCGAAGGAAGCCTTAAAGAATTATAAGCCGATTCCATTAATGCAGCCGGCGATGATTATCAATGATTCTACCATGGTTCCATTACGATTTGTCAGTGAATCGTTCGGTGCAAACGTGGATTGGGATGGTTCAACTAAAACTGTTATTGTTGAATCAGTAGATGAGGACAGTGAAGAATCAGTAAGTGAAGAAGTGGAAAATGCGTTGCCGGAATTGACAGTTGCTGCGGCGGTTGAGAAGGCACTTACTACTAGTAATGATATCCGAACAGCGGATGCGAATGTTGAGAGAGCTGAGGAAGTACAGGGTAAGGCTGCTGATAATGTGACATATGCGCCAATTGGTACTGGTAATGGTGCAGCAGATGCACTAGCTCGCCGCGCATTTACTGGCTTACAACAAGCCAACATTGGTGAACGAGTGGCAACGAAGCAATTAGATGTAGCCAAAGAGTCTGTGGCATTTTCTGTTCAAATAGCATATAACGAAATATTACGAGCGCAAGCTCAACTAAGTCTTGCTGAAAAAGCATTGGAGCTAGCAGGAGTTCAACGGAATATTGTTGAGCAACAGGCGAAAGTTGGCATTGTAAGCGAGTTTGATTTAACAAAAGAAAATAATAGTTATGATGAAAAGGAAAAACAGCTTCAATCAGCACAAACTGCATTGAAGGATGAGTATGAGAAATTTAACTTATTAGTTGGCTATTCATTAGATAAACGTTTTAACTTAGTAGACCAACCTGATGAAGAAATTATGATTGAGGAAGATGTTGACTACCAGGTTGCTAAAGTATTATCTGGCAGCACTTCAGTTTGGTTAGCTGAGCAGGAAGTGAATATTGCGAAGTTAAACCTAGATTTATATGTATTTAATGACCCAACAAATCCAGACACGTACAAAGCTACGGAAATTGACGTAGAAAAAGCAGAGTATTCATTATCTGATACAAAAAAACAGCTTGAACAAGGAGTTAGAGAAACTTATAACTCTATAAAGCAGCTGCAAAATCAATTATCTATTTTAGAAACAAACTTAAATAACGCTGAACAAACACAAAGGCTAGTGAAAGCTAGACACGACCTCGGCATGGCAACAACGCTTGAGCTTATGAATGCTAATATGGGCGTCGATCAAATTAAACAACAAATGTTTGATATTAAAGCACAGCTTGACTATTTACAAGTATCATATGAAAAGCCGTGGGTTGCGGCAGGACGATAG
- a CDS encoding efflux RND transporter periplasmic adaptor subunit yields MKGKIQKTLKTGIVFMVASSIALAGCAAKPADQEAQVEKQTPVKVAAIANSALKVDKEIVGKMKADSNVAVVPKMAGELISLTVEKGDQVQKGQVIGKINDRDLRTSLQLQQAALEARKAALDVALADKKSAQSTLTNRQTIDLNSIQVDWEDAKKSLERTKALYESGAVSKVDYEAAVTREQKLKLQYEQAQQNIEQAEIGIEKAGIGIESAQAQVKQAEISVKQAQDALADAAIIATQSGEIVEVNAEVGDTVGQQSPLVTIVSLDPIIIEATVSSNQLNLFKKGAKINVDISVLNKQVEGVVSYISPVANQSGLYTVEAKINNANKEIKPGMIGKFVIDQVIVKEGLLVPTEAIVEQGGESKIYVVRDGRAVEVTIEVIESQTVLTAFKGDVKENEQVVIKGQNTLTDGNLVNIIEEGK; encoded by the coding sequence GTGAAAGGTAAAATTCAAAAAACACTTAAAACAGGCATCGTGTTCATGGTGGCTAGTTCAATTGCGCTTGCAGGCTGTGCAGCAAAACCCGCTGATCAAGAAGCACAGGTAGAAAAACAAACTCCTGTTAAGGTTGCTGCGATAGCAAACAGTGCATTAAAGGTAGACAAAGAGATTGTAGGTAAAATGAAAGCTGATTCTAATGTGGCGGTTGTGCCTAAAATGGCAGGAGAACTGATTTCGCTAACTGTTGAAAAAGGTGATCAAGTCCAAAAAGGTCAAGTCATTGGTAAAATTAATGATCGCGATTTACGTACATCCCTTCAATTACAGCAAGCAGCACTTGAAGCACGGAAAGCAGCTTTAGATGTTGCACTCGCAGATAAAAAATCAGCACAATCAACTTTAACGAATCGACAAACAATTGATTTAAACTCCATTCAAGTGGATTGGGAAGATGCAAAGAAAAGCCTTGAACGTACAAAAGCATTATACGAATCAGGTGCAGTTTCAAAGGTTGATTATGAAGCGGCTGTGACTCGAGAACAAAAGCTGAAACTTCAATATGAACAAGCGCAACAAAATATCGAACAAGCTGAAATTGGAATTGAAAAGGCAGGCATCGGTATTGAAAGTGCACAAGCACAAGTTAAACAAGCTGAAATCAGTGTAAAACAAGCCCAAGATGCACTTGCTGATGCTGCAATTATAGCCACACAATCAGGTGAGATTGTCGAAGTAAATGCTGAAGTTGGCGATACAGTAGGTCAACAATCACCATTAGTTACGATTGTGTCGCTTGATCCGATCATAATTGAAGCAACGGTAAGCTCGAACCAATTAAACTTATTTAAAAAAGGCGCTAAAATTAACGTTGATATTTCAGTGCTAAACAAGCAAGTCGAAGGTGTTGTGAGCTACATATCACCAGTAGCAAATCAGTCAGGATTATACACAGTAGAAGCCAAGATTAACAATGCAAATAAAGAAATCAAGCCAGGTATGATTGGTAAGTTTGTCATTGATCAAGTGATTGTGAAGGAAGGCTTACTTGTTCCAACTGAAGCGATTGTTGAACAAGGTGGAGAGTCAAAGATTTATGTAGTGAGAGATGGCAGAGCAGTTGAAGTTACAATTGAAGTAATTGAAAGTCAAACAGTTTTAACGGCTTTTAAGGGCGATGTAAAAGAAAATGAACAAGTTGTAATTAAAGGACAAAATACATTAACGGACGGTAATTTAGTGAACATCATCGAGGAGGGCAAGTAA
- a CDS encoding MFS transporter, translated as MGLSAYQLTKPKLEKLSPKDRKFWLAISALGIGSILTFANLYFVQPLMPAYVDSYQITPTTASLSLSVAVVALIAGLLFFGVYSDRYGRTTLMKVTLVLSIVPLFIFPFLSSFWVLLGLRIIQGFFIAGLPAAAIAYIGEEFEQKSIGLGITIYIACNAVGGMAGRILIGILSDMVGWQTAIWSLCATSVTLFLLFIWWLPKSQYFEPSHLPFKQDVKGMLVHLKNPVLMNAFMMGIILQISFTGVWTYLPFYLGDEPFNLSMKEISLMYLAYSFGVIGSPVAGKLAQSYKHSTIIVTGILILILGVLCTVIHSVGAVIIGLCLVCLGFFIAHSMTAAFVNMQATHHKGGASSLYLVSYYIGVATGGTATGFIWSSFGWIGIATLTVLFIPITIKLLIDYKSK; from the coding sequence ATGGGATTGAGTGCTTATCAGCTTACTAAGCCTAAGTTGGAAAAATTATCGCCAAAAGATCGAAAGTTTTGGTTGGCGATTTCGGCTCTTGGAATTGGTTCAATTTTAACGTTTGCGAATTTATATTTTGTGCAGCCATTGATGCCGGCGTATGTTGATTCTTATCAAATTACTCCAACGACGGCTAGTTTGTCGTTATCGGTGGCGGTGGTTGCTCTGATAGCGGGTTTGTTGTTTTTTGGAGTTTATTCGGATCGGTACGGACGGACGACGCTAATGAAAGTAACATTGGTGTTATCTATTGTTCCATTGTTCATTTTTCCGTTTTTATCTAGCTTTTGGGTATTGCTTGGTCTTCGGATTATTCAAGGCTTTTTTATCGCAGGACTTCCAGCTGCGGCCATTGCTTATATCGGTGAGGAGTTTGAACAAAAAAGCATCGGACTTGGAATTACGATTTATATTGCTTGTAATGCGGTTGGTGGAATGGCTGGCCGCATACTAATTGGAATTTTATCTGACATGGTAGGTTGGCAAACGGCGATTTGGTCTTTATGTGCAACTAGTGTAACTCTGTTCCTTCTATTTATATGGTGGTTACCAAAGTCTCAATACTTTGAACCAAGCCATTTACCATTCAAGCAGGATGTCAAGGGGATGCTCGTGCATCTGAAAAATCCTGTGTTAATGAACGCATTTATGATGGGGATTATTCTTCAAATTTCTTTTACAGGAGTTTGGACGTATTTACCTTTTTACCTTGGTGACGAGCCGTTCAATTTATCGATGAAGGAAATTTCATTAATGTATTTAGCTTACTCGTTTGGGGTCATAGGCTCACCTGTAGCGGGGAAATTAGCGCAAAGCTATAAGCATAGCACGATTATTGTAACAGGCATCCTTATTTTAATACTAGGGGTTTTATGTACGGTGATCCATTCGGTGGGTGCGGTTATCATCGGTTTATGTTTAGTATGTTTAGGTTTTTTTATTGCGCATTCGATGACGGCGGCTTTTGTAAATATGCAGGCTACACATCATAAAGGCGGTGCTTCAAGTTTATATCTAGTAAGCTATTATATTGGTGTAGCAACAGGTGGTACAGCTACTGGGTTTATTTGGTCATCCTTTGGCTGGATAGGCATTGCAACTTTAACAGTTTTATTCATTCCTATTACAATAAAATTACTAATAGATTACAAATCAAAGTGA